One genomic window of Sardina pilchardus chromosome 15, fSarPil1.1, whole genome shotgun sequence includes the following:
- the LOC134101670 gene encoding deoxyribonuclease-2-beta-like isoform X1 has product MLNYITVILHVLHLVLAVTSTGQSNISCRNEKNEPVDWFIIYKLPKYVMGNAGTGLDYMYLDGSMKTWELSTFKVNSTSGAAGLTLGQLYQGKGYKSNSSAYLLYNDAPPELPYDMEHGHTKGVVMFDKSQGFWLSHTIPHFPPFPERGFDYPSTGMFFGQVLFCVTYSYEQFHAISEQLAYSNPHVYNCSLPAPLWADMTRLAQLCLRVNPRLPRDRNVKKLVSAKGESFLSFVKSHLFVDDIYTAWVAQLLNTDLLVESWQRDGHELFSNCTLSRHVLNVSGVRLPGPFYFHSHNDHSKWCVSVNPRDRWVCLGDLNRERGQAYRDGGLICTQNALIYRVFRRAIYSFFTC; this is encoded by the exons ATGTTAAATTACATTACTGTAATTTTGCACGTTTTACATTTGGTCTTGGCTGTTACATCTACTGGCCAGAGCAACATTTCATGTAGAAATGAGAAGAATGAACCCGTTGACTG GTTCATTATCTACAAATTACCCAAATACGTAATGGGTAATGCTGGAACTGGTCTGGACTACATGTACTTGGATGGTTCCATGAAGACCTGGGAACTGAGCACGTTCAAAGTCAACAGCACCAGTGGAGCAGCAGGGCTTACCCTTGGACAGCTGTACCAGGGCAAAGGGTACAAG TCCAACAGCTCAGCTTATTTGCTCTACAATGACGCTCCCCCTGAGCTGCCCTATGACATGGAGCATGGTCACACCAAAG GTGTTGTAATGTTTGATAAGTCTCAAGGGTTCTGGTTATCCCACACCATACCCCACTTCCCTCCTTTCCCTGAGAGGGGCTTTGACTATCCTTCTACTGGCATGTTCTTTGGACAGGTCCTTTTCTGTGTCACCTACAGCTATGAGCAATTTCATGCAATAT CTGAACAGCTGGCATACAGCAACCCTCACGTCTACAACTGCTCGCTGCCAGCTCCTCTCTGGGCAGACATGACCCGTCTAGCTCAGCTCTGCCTGAGGGTTAACCCTCGTCTGCCCAGAGATAGGAATGTGAAGAAACTGGTATCGGCCAAAGGGGAGAGCTTTCTCAGTTTTGTCAAGTCACACCTCTTTGTTGATG ACATTTACACTGCCTGGGTCGCTCAGCTGCTGAACACGGACCTCCTGGTGGAGAGCTGGCAGAGAGACGGGCACGAGCTTTTCTCCAACTGCACCCTGAGCAGACACGTGCTGAACGTCAGCGGCGTTCGACTGCCCGGCCCTTTCTATTTCCACTCTCACAACGACCACTCCAAGTGGTGTGTCTCCGTCAATCCGAGGGATCGCTGGGTGTGCCTGGGCGACTTGAACCGCGAGAGGGGGCAGGCCTATAGGGACGGGGGACTGATCTGCACACAGAACGCCCTCATCTACAGGGTGTTCCGCCGGGCCATCTACTCGTTCTTCACATGCTAA
- the LOC134101670 gene encoding deoxyribonuclease-2-beta-like isoform X2: protein MGNAGTGLDYMYLDGSMKTWELSTFKVNSTSGAAGLTLGQLYQGKGYKSNSSAYLLYNDAPPELPYDMEHGHTKGVVMFDKSQGFWLSHTIPHFPPFPERGFDYPSTGMFFGQVLFCVTYSYEQFHAISEQLAYSNPHVYNCSLPAPLWADMTRLAQLCLRVNPRLPRDRNVKKLVSAKGESFLSFVKSHLFVDDIYTAWVAQLLNTDLLVESWQRDGHELFSNCTLSRHVLNVSGVRLPGPFYFHSHNDHSKWCVSVNPRDRWVCLGDLNRERGQAYRDGGLICTQNALIYRVFRRAIYSFFTC from the exons ATGGGTAATGCTGGAACTGGTCTGGACTACATGTACTTGGATGGTTCCATGAAGACCTGGGAACTGAGCACGTTCAAAGTCAACAGCACCAGTGGAGCAGCAGGGCTTACCCTTGGACAGCTGTACCAGGGCAAAGGGTACAAG TCCAACAGCTCAGCTTATTTGCTCTACAATGACGCTCCCCCTGAGCTGCCCTATGACATGGAGCATGGTCACACCAAAG GTGTTGTAATGTTTGATAAGTCTCAAGGGTTCTGGTTATCCCACACCATACCCCACTTCCCTCCTTTCCCTGAGAGGGGCTTTGACTATCCTTCTACTGGCATGTTCTTTGGACAGGTCCTTTTCTGTGTCACCTACAGCTATGAGCAATTTCATGCAATAT CTGAACAGCTGGCATACAGCAACCCTCACGTCTACAACTGCTCGCTGCCAGCTCCTCTCTGGGCAGACATGACCCGTCTAGCTCAGCTCTGCCTGAGGGTTAACCCTCGTCTGCCCAGAGATAGGAATGTGAAGAAACTGGTATCGGCCAAAGGGGAGAGCTTTCTCAGTTTTGTCAAGTCACACCTCTTTGTTGATG ACATTTACACTGCCTGGGTCGCTCAGCTGCTGAACACGGACCTCCTGGTGGAGAGCTGGCAGAGAGACGGGCACGAGCTTTTCTCCAACTGCACCCTGAGCAGACACGTGCTGAACGTCAGCGGCGTTCGACTGCCCGGCCCTTTCTATTTCCACTCTCACAACGACCACTCCAAGTGGTGTGTCTCCGTCAATCCGAGGGATCGCTGGGTGTGCCTGGGCGACTTGAACCGCGAGAGGGGGCAGGCCTATAGGGACGGGGGACTGATCTGCACACAGAACGCCCTCATCTACAGGGTGTTCCGCCGGGCCATCTACTCGTTCTTCACATGCTAA
- the spata1 gene encoding spermatogenesis-associated protein 1 yields MNHRGRRTSSEYLELHVFCVPLELWNSKLNTISSEVIDNFISAGLIRVYPDITLRALRDELGVLLGGDTLIDRYSFLKCVGRSLALVKPKQERELKVKAFSPPYAPHPELYLLPSFLDSSGSTRSHSHSSEMQSYSSNPHNSFRSEPLTSIATEPKEPCSPTAASSYITTARKPVATVFSTNSKTKRRSHPCSVLIVYNAVVESSSHLQLLSSGQELMEEVRLVREERKQLERIRQELLRKGKDLLALNRHRRNQARNGWKRRYFDTKKATAPLEESLKNVRQELETFYNKLLQQLQAREGRNKHRRQGKVSSIKNDLIIQIMTESYEIDDLRRKVEDCKMRLETEQKLRVQAATELRTLKAELASKKSQPSVYKSPVDARGSGEQYTKSSALQNQA; encoded by the exons ATGAATCACAGAGGAAGACGCACAAGTTCCGAG TATTTGGAGTTGCACGTCTTCTGTGTGCCTCTTGAACTGTGGAATTCAAAATTAAACACAATTTCATCTGAGGTGATTGATAATTTCATATCTGCAGGACTTATAAG GGTTTATCCAGATATCACGCTGAGAGCGCTTAGGGATGAACTTGGGGTCCTACTCGGTGGAGACACCTTAATTGACAGATACTCCTTCCTAAAATGTGTCGGTAGAAGTCTGGCACTG GTCAAGCCCAAACAAGAAAGAGAACTCAAAGTAAAAGCTTTCTCACCTCCCTAT GCCCCTCATCCAGAACTGTACCTGTTGCCCTCTTTTCTGGACTCTAGTGGCAGCACGcggtcacactcacactcttcagAGATGCAGAGCTACAGCTCAAACCCACACAACAGCTTTCGCTCCGAGCCCTTAACATCAATAGCCACTGAACCAAAAGAGCCT TGTTCTCCAACAGCAGCTTCCTCCTATATAACCACAGCAAGAAAACCTGTTGCTACCGTCTTCTCGACTAACAGTAAGACCAAACGCCGTTCGCATCCTTGCTCCGTGCTTATCGTGTACAATGCTGTTGTAGAGTCCAGTTCACACCTCCAACTGCTCTCCTCAGGGCAGGAGCTAATGGAGGAAGTCCGACTGgtaagggaggagagaaagcagTTGGAACGGATTAGACAAGAGCTTCTGAGGAAGGGCAAAGACCTTCTGGCTCTCAACAGACACAGGAGGAACCAAG CTCGTAATGGCTGGAAGAGGAGATATTTCGACACCAAGAAGGCTACAGCACCCCTGGAAGAAAGCCTGAAGAATGTCCGGCAGGAACTGGAGACTTTCTACAACAAACTCTTGCAACAGCTACAAGCCAGAGAAGGCAGAAATAAACACAGACGTCAGGGGAAAGTCTCCAGCATTAAA AATGATCTGATCATACAGATTATGACCGAGAGCTACGAAATAGATGATTTAAGAAGGAAGGTAGAAGACTGCAAAATGAGACTGGAAACCGAGCAGAAG CTCAGAGTACAAGCAGCCACAGAACTACGAACACTGAAAGCTGAGCTGGCTTCAAAGAAATCACAGCCTTCTGTCTACAAGTCACCTGTAGATGCTCGTGGCAGCGGAGAGCAGTATACCAAATCTTCTGCGCTGCAGAATCAAGCCTGA
- the ctbs gene encoding di-N-acetylchitobiase, protein MEVSLRAGILFTVLNALFSSAVGVDDCPCMQQELCKQIQNETEFEVFVFDVGGKAWKSYDWTKVTTIAAFGQYDAELMCFAHSKGARLVLKGDVSISAMVDHTNRTIWIKDKVSLAKRQFMDGINIDIEQAIEENSPEYFALTALVKETTEAFHKEIPGSQVSFDVAWSPKCIDKRCYDYSAIADSCDLLFVMSYDEQSQVWGDCMALANAPLIQTLIAYKQYLEMKIDPRKLVMGVPWYGYDYPCLTFSEVGVCEIQKVPFHGAPCSDAAGRQIPYSFMMKQINGSMSGRMWDVEQAAPYYNYKAADGQIHQVWYDDPESIARKTAYVKEFGLRGVGMWNGNLLDYSNNPVAQQQSTDMWNALVATGETDLREVTVEEESMS, encoded by the exons ATGGAGGTCTCTTTACGAGCTGGCATATTGTTCACAGTTCTCAACGCGCTGTTCTCCAGTGCTGTCGGGGTTGATGACTGTCCTTGCATGCAACAGGAACTCTGTAAACAAATTCAAAACGAGACGGAATTTGAG gtgtttgtgtttgatgtcGGTGGAAAGGCATGGAAGTCTTACGACTGGACCAAAGTGACGACCATCGCTGCCTTTGGACAGTATGATGCGGAACTTATGTGTTTTGCCCATTCCAAAGGAGCCCGACTTGTTCTGAAAG GGGATGTGTCAATCTCAGCAATGGTAGATCACACCAACAGGACTATCTGGATCAAGGATAAAGTCAGCTTGGCAAAGAGACAGTTCATGGATGGCATCAATATTGACATAGAGCAGGCTATAGAGGAGAACTCTCCAGAGTATTTTGCTTTGACGGCATTAGTCAAAGAGACCACAGAGGCTTTTCACAAAGAGATTCCTGGTTCCCAG GTATCTTTTGATGTGGCGTGGTCTCCCAAATGTATAGACAAACGTTGCTATGACTACTCTGCCATTGCTGATTCCTGTGATCTGCTCTTTGTGATGTCGTATGACGAGCAGAGTCAGGTATGGGGAGATTGCATGGCCTTGGCTAACGCACCCCTCATCCAGACACTGATAG CATATAAGCAGTATCTAGAGATGAAGATTGATCCAAGGAAACTCGTAATGGGGGTGCCTTGGTATGGGTATGATTACCCCTGTCTAACCTTCTCAGAG GTTGGAGTGTGTGAAATCCAGAAGGTTCCGTTCCATGGGGCCCCGTGCAGCGATGCGGCTGGGCGTCAGATTCCCTACAGCTTCATGATGAAGCAGATTAACGGTTCCATGTCTGGCAGGATGTGGGACGTGGAACAGGCAGCACCTTACTACAACTACAAA GCTGCAGACGGCCAGATCCACCAGGTGTGGTACGACGACCCAGAGAGCATCGCCCGGAAGACAGCCTACGTTAAGGAGTTCGGCTTGAGAGGCGTTGGCATGTGGAACGGAAACCTTCTGGACTACAGCAACAACCCCGTCGCCCAGCAACAGAGCACAGACATGTGGAATGCTCTGGTAGCAACCGGGGAAACCGACTTGAGGGAAGTCACCGTGGAGGAGGAAAGTATGTCTTAG
- the rpf1 gene encoding ribosome production factor 1: MDFEEEPEQTIIKKKKDKGKKSAKAKKSQAPVVKKDENESCSVDAEPGTSFPPTFSVSEIKNKQRRHVMFMKLKQEKRKQRLEIRKKRKKEREALGDKAPPKEVPKTIENQRIYDETTVDPQDEEVAFDEGTDEFSAYFNRLTNPKVLITTSDRPKTRTIKFCDQLATVIPDAHVYYRRGLALKRIIPQCVSRGFTYLLVVNEDRKVPNGMVLCHLPDGPTAHFKISNVRLRKEMRRRGKEPTEHSPEVILNNFTTRLGHSIGRLFAALYPHDPHFVGRQVATFHNQRDFIFFRFHRYIFKNEKKVGIQELGPRFTLKLRSLQKGTFDSKFGEYEWVHKRHEMDTSRRKFHL; the protein is encoded by the exons ATGGATTTTGAAGAGGAACCTGAACAGACAattattaaaaagaaaaaagataaggGGAAGAAATCAGCCAAAGCTAAAAAGTCTCAAGCACCAGTCGTGAAAAAGGATGAGAATGAGTCCTGTTCCGTCGACGCAGAGCCTGGAACGTCGTTTCCACCAACTTTCAGCGTGtctgaaataaaaaacaaacagcgGAGACATGTTATGTTCATGAAGTTAAagcaagagaagagaaag CAAAGATTAGAGATacggaagaagagaaagaaggagagggaagcgCTTGGTGACAAG GCACCACCAAAAGAGGTTCCAAAAACTATTGAAAATCAGAGAATATACGACGAAACAACAGTTGATCCCCAGGATGAAGAG GTTGCATTTGATGAAGGAACAGATGAGTTCTCTGCTTACTTCAACCGTCTCACAAACCCCAAGGTTTTAATCACCACATCAGATAGACCAAAAACA AGAACTATTAAGTTTTGCGATCAGCTGGCGACAGTCATACCAGACGCTCATGTGTACTACAGAAGAGGCCTCGCTCTAAAGAGGATTATTCCACAGTGTGTATCCAGGGGCTTTACGTATCTCTTGGTCGTTAATGAGGACAGGAAAGTGCCCA ATGGTATGGTTCTCTGTCATCTTCCTGATGGGCCAACTGCTCACTTCAAAATCAGCAACGTCAGGCTACGCAAAGAAATGAGA AGGCGAGGTAAGGAGCCCACGGAACACTCCCCCGAGGTCATCCTGAACAACTTCACCACGCGCCTTGGCCACAGCATCGGGCGCCTGTTTGCCGCGCTCTACCCCCACGACCCACACTTCGTTGGGCGTCAGGTGGCCACCTTTCACAACCAACGAGATTTCATCTTCTTCCGGTTCCATCG GTACATCTTTAAGAATGAGAAGAAGGTGGGGATCCAAGAACTTGGACCACGCTTCACCCTCAAACTTCGCTCCCTTCAAAAGGGGACGTTTGACTCCAAATTTGGGGAATATGAATGGGTTCACAAG CGTCATGAGATGGACACCAGTCGGAGAAAATTCCACCTGTGA
- the uox gene encoding uricase, with protein MLCQPYSTPGEDRQGEGLRLNMAASDVEFVRTGYGKNLVKVLYIRREGTHHYIIELKANVELTLQSHKDYLQGDNSDIIPTDTIKNTVHALAKLKGVKTIEDFALDICEHFLTSFKHVTNAEVYIEEAPWKRLEKNGVEHAHAFIFTPESWRFCEVKQVLNGTPVIHSGIRDMKVLKTTQSGFEGFLRDRFTTLQEAKDRCFCTVVYTKWRYSTRNAPFDEAWKTVRDTIVEKFAGPYDRGEYSPSVQKTLYDTQVLVLDRVPEIEEIEIVMPNQHYFTIDMTKMGLSNKDEVLLPLDNPSGNITGTVRRKPRAKL; from the exons ATGCTCTGCCAGCCATACTCCACTCCTGGggaagacagacagggagaaggACTCAGGCTAAACATGGCCGCTTCG GATGTGGAGTTTGTGCGGACAGGCTATGGAAAAAATCTGGTGAAGGTTTTGTACATCAGACGTGAGGGGACACACCACTACATCATTGAGCTGAAGGCAAACGTAGAGCTAACGCTGCAGTCCCACAAAGACTACCTCCAGGGGGACAACTCGGACATCATCCCCACAGACACCATCAAAAACACTGTGCATGCCTTGGCCAAGCTGAAGGGA gtTAAAACCATAGAAGATTTTGCACTGGATATCTGTGAACATTTCTTGACATCCTTCAAGCATGTCACCAATGCAGAGGTGTACATTGAAGAAGCTCCGTGGAAACGGCTGGAAAAG AATGGAGTGGAACATGCCCACGCCTTCATTTTCACTCCAGAGTCTTGGCGCTTCTGTGAGGTTAAACAGGTTCTCAATG GGACTCCTGTGATTCACAGTGGGATCCGGGACATGAAGGTACTAAAGACCACCCAGTCTGGCTTTGAGGGTTTCCTGCGGGACAGATTCACAACGCTGCAGGAGGCCAAGGACAGGTGCTTCTGCACAGTAGTGTACACCAAGTGGCGCTACAGCACACGCAACGCACCATTTGATGAAGCCTG GAAAACTGTCAGAGACACAATCGTTGAGAAGTTCGCTGGTCCTTATGACCGTGGGGAGTACTCTCCATCCGTTCAGAAGACCCTGTATGACACTCAGGTCCTTGTGCTGGACCGTGTCCCTGAG ATTGAAGAGATTGAGATTGTGATGCCCAATCAGCATTACTTCACCATTGACATGACCAAAATGGGCCTGTCAAACAAGGACGAG GTCCTGCTTCCCCTGGACAACCCTTCTGGGAACATCACGGGGACCGTGAGGAGAAAGCCCCGTGCCAAACTCTAA
- the LOC134101671 gene encoding deoxyribonuclease-2-alpha-like translates to MIGILLGILLTVGGCSATTSISCRNEQGQAVDWYIIYKQPNIDGKNGLRYLYMDDSTNGWVPGLYTIDDKQSAVAQTLKPLFDNIDTPTDTFGYILYNDQPPVPYRTASSSYGHSKGVVLLDQQTGIWLSHSTPDFPGVDINAFWPDSGYHNGQTFICGTYEYSTFKNIAIQLEYIHVNPFNSHIPESFYTELHCVANKGCYPRAAPFYRQLDMTTLAGHKFVSYAKYGRLHDDLFSAVLDTHMGGDFYAKSWGRLRHPLPSNCSVPNFVYNVEEVQLPTTEPFSITVDHSKWSVTVAESSTPWTCIADMNREVSQESRGGGAVCTDNPAVWSAFSSIVFTYAPCPN, encoded by the exons ATGATCGGGATCCTTCTTGGCATTCTGTTAACCGTGGGTGGTTGCTCAGCCACCACATCTATTTCCTGTCGTAATGAGCAAGGACAAGCCGTTGACTG GTACATTATATACAAGCAACCCAACATCGATGGCAAAAATGGACTGAGGTATCTCTACATGGATGATTCTACCAATGGCTGGGTCCCAGGCCTGTACACCATTGATGACAAACAGAGTGCTGTGGCTCAAACACTAAAACCTCTATTTGACAACATTGACACACCG ACTGACACATTTGGATACATTCTGTACAATGATCAACCACCAGTGCCATACAGAACAGCCTCCTCTTCCTATGGACACAGTAAAG GTGTTGTTCTGCTGGACCAACAAACTGGCATTTGGTTGTCACACAGTACCCCGGATTTCCCCGGCGTTGACATTAACGCTTTCTGGCCAGATAGCGGCTACCACAATGGACAAACCTTTATCTGTGGAACATATGAATACTCTACTTTCAAGAACATTG CAATCCAGCTCGAGTACATTCATGTGAATCCATTTAACTCCCACATCCCTGAGTCCTTCTACACTGAGCTCCACTGTGTGGCCAATAAAGGCTGCTATCCCAGAGCGGCACCCTTCTAtcgacagctcgacatgaccaCCCTGGCAGGACACAAGTTTGTCAGCTATGCCAAATATGGCAGACTCCATGATG ATCTCTTCTCCGCTGTGCTTGATACTCACATGGGAGGTGACTTCTATGCCAAGAGCTGGGGCAGACTTCGCCACCCATTGCCTTCCAACTGTTCCGTCCCTAACTTCGTGTACAACGTGGAGGAAGTGCAGCTTCCGACCACCGAACCCTTCAGCATCACCGTGGACCACTCCAAGTGGAGCGTGACGGTGGCCGAGTCCTCCACGCCATGGACCTGCATCGCCGACATGAACAGAGAAGTCAGTCAGGAGAGCAGAGGCGGTGGGGCCGTGTGCACAGACAACCCTGCTGTGTGGAGCGCCTTCTCCAGTATTGTGTTCACCTACGCGCCATGCCCTAACTGA
- the samd13 gene encoding sterile alpha motif domain-containing protein 13, which yields METKANGSLDIKSTVENGELPDPAQWAVVDVVNYFKATGFEEQANAFQDQEIDGKSLLLMTRNDVLTGLSIKLGPALKIYEYHVKPLQTQHLKTNVS from the exons ATGGAGACTAAAGCAAATGGTTCTCTGGACATTAAAAG CACGGTGGAGAATGGTGAGCTTCCAGATCCTGCCCAGTGGGCGGTCGTTGATGTTGTCAATTACTTCAAAGCCACTGGGTTTGAGGAGCAAGCAAACGCTTTCCAGGATCAG GAGATTGATGGCAAGTCCCTTTTACTGATGACTCGCAATGACGTCCTGACGGGTCTGTCGATAAAGCTGGGACCAGCACTGAAGATCTACGAGTACCATGTTAAACCCCTGCAGACTCAGCATCTTAAGACCAATGTGTCGTAG